The following are from one region of the Amycolatopsis sp. QT-25 genome:
- a CDS encoding O-methyltransferase, translating to MTQEIWSKVDEYIFDALIPADPTLDGALAASAEAGMPSIAVAPNQGKLLHLLARMIGARSILEIGTLGGYSTIWLARALPPGGRLVTLEYHPKFAEVARKSIDAAGVGELVDIRIGEALDLLPGVEGPLDLTFIDADRVNNPAYFEAALKLTRPGGVIVIDNVVRAGAVADPANTSDEIEGLRRMHELITAEPRVDATALQTVGKKGYDGLTVVLVTS from the coding sequence ATGACTCAGGAAATCTGGTCCAAGGTCGACGAGTACATCTTCGACGCGCTCATCCCGGCCGATCCGACCCTCGACGGGGCACTCGCCGCTTCGGCGGAGGCGGGGATGCCGTCGATCGCCGTCGCGCCGAACCAAGGCAAACTGCTCCATCTGCTGGCGAGGATGATCGGCGCCCGGTCGATACTGGAGATCGGCACGCTCGGCGGCTACAGCACCATCTGGCTCGCCCGCGCCCTGCCACCCGGAGGGCGTCTCGTGACGCTCGAGTACCACCCGAAATTCGCCGAGGTCGCGCGGAAGAGCATCGACGCCGCCGGTGTCGGCGAGCTCGTCGACATCCGGATCGGGGAAGCACTGGACCTGCTGCCCGGCGTCGAAGGCCCGCTCGACCTGACGTTCATCGACGCGGACCGGGTCAACAACCCGGCCTACTTCGAGGCGGCGCTGAAGCTGACCAGGCCGGGCGGCGTGATCGTGATCGACAACGTCGTCCGCGCCGGTGCGGTGGCCGACCCGGCGAACACCTCCGACGAGATCGAAGGGCTCCGGCGGATGCACGAACTGATCACCGCCGAACCGCGGGTCGACGCGACCGCGTTGCAGACCGTCGGCAAGAAGGGATACGACGGGCTGACCGTCGTCCTCGTGACGTCCTAG
- a CDS encoding ABC transporter ATP-binding protein, giving the protein MKTVETVTEQTTTSRLHADALTLAYDGRTVAQDLGVVIPDRSFTVIVGPNACGKTTLLRALARMLKPHQGSVFLDGQVISSFPAKEVARRLGLLPQSSIAPDGITVADLVARGRYPHQRLLRQWSREDATVVAESLRATGVDDLAERLVDELSGGQRQRVWMAMALAQETDLLLLDEPTTYLDIAHQMDILDLCAQLHREQGRTLVAVLHDLNHAARYATHMIAMRDGEVLATGAPEDVVTAANVERIFELPCRVMPCPETGTPLVIPKAVRRAA; this is encoded by the coding sequence GTGAAGACCGTGGAAACCGTCACCGAGCAGACCACGACGTCCCGCCTGCACGCGGACGCGCTGACACTCGCCTACGACGGCCGGACCGTCGCCCAGGACCTCGGGGTGGTCATCCCCGACCGGTCGTTCACCGTCATCGTCGGCCCGAACGCCTGCGGCAAGACGACCCTGCTGCGCGCGCTCGCGCGCATGCTCAAACCCCACCAGGGTTCGGTGTTCCTCGACGGCCAGGTGATCAGCTCGTTCCCCGCCAAGGAGGTCGCCCGGCGGCTCGGCCTGCTGCCGCAGAGCTCGATCGCGCCCGACGGCATCACCGTCGCGGACCTCGTCGCGCGTGGCCGGTACCCCCATCAGCGGCTGCTGCGCCAGTGGTCCCGCGAGGACGCCACCGTGGTCGCGGAATCCCTGCGCGCCACCGGGGTCGACGACCTCGCCGAGCGGCTGGTCGACGAGCTGTCGGGCGGCCAGCGGCAGCGTGTGTGGATGGCGATGGCGCTCGCCCAGGAGACCGACCTCCTCCTGCTCGACGAGCCGACGACCTATCTGGACATCGCGCACCAGATGGACATCCTCGACCTGTGCGCGCAATTGCACCGGGAACAGGGCCGGACGCTGGTGGCGGTGCTGCACGACCTCAACCACGCCGCCCGGTACGCGACGCACATGATCGCGATGCGCGACGGGGAAGTACTGGCGACAGGCGCGCCCGAAGACGTCGTCACCGCCGCCAACGTCGAACGGATCTTCGAGCTGCCCTGCCGCGTCATGCCGTGCCCCGAGACCGGGACCCCACTGGTCATCCCGAAGGCGGTCCGTCGCGCCGCTTGA